The DNA segment TTGTTCTTTACAACAGAGCTCAGTCCCAGCCAGATTGGATTAAACTGTTTTCAGGTCTTGCTGAAGCTTCCCAAATAGGCTTAGGTCTTGTTTCAAGGTGTCCATGCAaacttaaaaattattaaattcatataaataaagtCTTTCAAATATCTTAAATTAGGTCATGTATCATCTTCTTTCTACTTCACAGTAGTGTATGCCTTTGATTTGACATATTACATAACATTCAAACACATTACACTGAAGTTTgcagtatgaatacttttgcaaggaacAGGATAAGAGACAGACACTTTATTAAACTAAAGCTTGTTGAAAAAAATGGCAGAGAGGAAATGTAAAAGAGGAGGCAGTGAGAACAGCAAGTGCGGCAGCTGTGTGGCGGGCAAAACCAAACGGTCTGAGCCAGAGGGACAAGAAAGGGGGACAATGGGTAGCAGAATCAATAAAAGATGTTTCTTCCCCTCAGTGGCGTGAAAAATGACAGCGCAGCTCAGACCTGCCGCAGCTGGCAACCCTCGATTCAATCGGAAACACATGCGGCAAAGCGAGGAGCCAACAACAAGAGACAATAACAGATGGATGTGAGGGAAGAGCGATCAgagaaaatttggaaaaatgttgggGTGAAGATGGAAACGGAGTAAAGAGAAGCGACTGTGCCGATGCCAAACGAGAACAGTCATTGGTATTCCAAAGCAGTCTCTCATGCAGCACAGCCAGTGGAGACAGGATTAAACATTGCACGTCAATAGTGCCCCCTGCAGTTTCTGCCAGGTTATGGCAAGCTGAAAGAAATCTAGGTCATCCATTTAAAAACCTACCGGTTATCTCacaggaaactgaaaaaaaatacagcagtagtgtagcagaaaacagaagctACATctctgggggttttttctgtATCTGAACAaggacaatgttttttttaagtggccTCATTTGAGGTTCATCCACATTTCCAGGTAATAGGTACACAGACCTGGATCCAGGCGCTAAAAATCAGTCCAAGGAGTAAAGGTCTGGCAATTCTGTCTCATATCAGGAAGCGAGGCaagaagctgtttttctttttttttttttcttaaaacacacTTCTGATGaaagcttatttatttatttatgcattcacaaataaataaatgacatgatGTACACaatgttcaatttaaaaaggattttcatCCAGTGAGAGAAATTATGTAACATCTCAGCAATCGGAGGATGAGAATATGTTCTCCCCTCTGTAgtgtgttaaagttttatatttttataagagGTCTTGCTTTACATGATCACACCTAcgcaaaaaaaacatcacatgaTGCATACTAAGTGGCCACACCGACTCtccattaataataaaaaaaatagataaacagCCTGCACTCTGCCATTTTAGACCAATAAGGTATCCAATCAGAGAAGAGTGGTATTTCTGCAGGAGGCTTAAAGGAACAGGAGCTAATTCAGAAGCGGTGAGTGAACAAGCTGCAGCCCTactaaatgtagaaaaataaataaatcagaattttctATATAAATTACTAAGAATaatattaccaaaatatttGGACCAaggaacatttaaataaattaagttgtgAAATCAAAATGTAAGAACATACAGCAGCACATTCAAGAACTGTTCACAgctgttgaatatttttacattttgtcatgatgCGACCACtgactttaacacatttttcttacattttgtcttATGGAGCAAAACAAACTAGTGTGTAATCGTGAAGGGGAAGGAAAATTGTAAAGCTCATTTTCTTCTGGACTTTGGAATgtccaaaaaaaatctcaaacagTGAAGAATATGTGAATATGCCTTAACTTAAACTGTTCccttgtagctctggctgtatatTTAAGGTTGTTGTTCAAAGGAATAGGCAAACAATAGCAGACCGGATAATTCAAGAAATCTCCAACCTCAATTTGTTTATTAGCAAAAAGCCATTAGTTCCTGCACTTATTACAAtacttcaaaagaaaatacagataaaaaaatatttaattatgtaGCTCTTCGTTCTTTAACACAATTTCTCACCTTTGACCTGGACATACAAGAACTCTGGGTTGACACAGAGCGCCAGGTTACTCGGCAGGGTCCAAGGTGTGGTTGTCCAAGCGATCAAAGAAACGTTTTCGCTCTCAACCAGAGGAAAACTCACAATCACAGAGGGATCCTGGACatcctgcagacagaaacagaagaggatgaggaggttctgttctttattttcagtttgggACTGTGCATAATCTGTTATGCCAgacatatttttcataaaatctatAGAATAATTTTATGATATAAAGATAATGTAAGAATCTATCTAGAATAAGCAGACACTTCcttaaaattattcatttatttcatttcaagtgtaatCTGCAATTGagagtttctgcagctgcatccTTTGCAAGCATTTACTACAAACTAATAAATATGGACttgaatgaattaattaatttattgtcattataCTTATATGCTGTGAGATTTTAGTCAAAGAGACCCAGCTCCAAAGACAGTGCAAACagtgtaagaaataaaatataaaaacaaaataaacaaatatggTGATATTTACAACATATCTGCAAACACATATGTTGCAAATATATGTGTTTTACAACACATATatgttgtaaaaacacaacatatacGGTATGTGTTTTTACAACATATCAGTGCATATTTGAGTTCAGGTTTGACCATCTTCTGCTTtgacaaagaaattaaagataACCTCATAAATTCATGTGTAAAcgcagaaaaactgtaaaatgggCTCATGAGCTAAATTCTATAAATTGGAGAtacatttcaaagcatttttaatctAGTTATTGTTTTCCCAAGCTAAACAGACTGCATCTTTAACTGAGATAAAGTATTATACATTTCTGCTTGCAAGACAACATTTGATTTTGagcaagacagaaaacaagtGATAGTGTTTATTGTCCGTGAAAATCTTCTCTATTGCCAAATAGACCACATTCCAGAACAATAttcctttcagaaaaaaacaggcTGAAGGAGTTTGAAAGAGTTTCTGACTTGAACTAACCTTGTAGTTCTGATGGGACTCAAAGTTGGAGAGGGGTGTGTTGCAGGCAGTGGAGAAAGGCATGACTTTAACTCCCCGATACACCAGACCCTTTTCATAGAGCTGCTTAAACACCCACCtgaaggaaaaagacaaaataaaaatgatttcaaaaatgtttttaaacatgaaatgacaacaaaactTGTAACATAACATATGCAGCATTTGGTTTTGTTAtagattaaaacacattttgacactTCACAATATacatctataaaatgtttagttgacgcaaatatatttgcttttatgttttataccAGGTCAaatataaaagattaaaatgtctACTCcagataaaaaacataaaataacaaattaggTACATACTGTGTATTATAACAGACTTCTACAACTTTTCCTTTGCTTATTTACTCACATGGTCAAATTTTTCAAGATATTTGTATTGCATGGAATATCCAAATAATTTTCaagtagaaaaatatattctatgTTTTGTGAGTTTAGACTTTGTTTGACAATAAcatattcacacatttttatggAGTCTCACTGATAATAATGTTGCATTATCACTAATGCAACACTGAACACTGCCATTACAACTGCATTATTTTCTTAACAACAGGCAACAGGATATTTAGTTAAAGTCAAGCTGGTAATTAGACAATTAGTTCCcaatgtttaaatgaaagtgGAGTGAGCTCCGAGAGGGGAAATGTTTTCTAGCTTTTTACAGCACAGATCAGTGGGTTATAATCTGAATGCTGACAATGTTGCCTTTAAGTAATACATGCTAATAAAGTCCTGAAATATACTATTTTTAAGTGGTAAAATACTTAAGAAGATGAAATAAGAAATTCAATACAACTATAATTGAAGATTTTGTGTAATTTGTATTAAATTCACACcatctacagaaaaaaatgcaacagtttGAGATATTCATACCAGACTGACTCCATGAACCACGGGTAAAGAGTCTTGTAGTCATTCTTGAAGTCGATCCACCGGCCCATTCTTTTCACTGAgctctgatggaaaaaaaaattataatttgccATGTAACAGATATAAACATATTGATTATAGACTGgactaaatgtaaatatttatttcacacacCTCCCATTCATGAGAGTATCTCATGACAATACTTCGGCACTGCTTGTTGTACTCAGCAATGCCCATCTTGGCCACATCTTCAGGTCCTGTGATCCCCAAAGTTTTATCAATTTCATACTCCTATAATGACGAATGACAAATAAGAACAATTAAATCACATAGAACATTACCTTTCTAATATTCTGAGAAATTGCAGGGCAAAATCTCACCACAGGCAGACCGTGACAGTCCCAACCAAAGCGCCGGTCCACATGGAAGCCACTCTGGTGGGCAAAACGGGTAACTATGTCCTTGATGGTGCCAGCTAAGATGTGACCATAATGCGGCAGACCCGTGGCGAAGGGAGGGCCATCGTAAAAGGTGTACCTGGTGAGGTATTAGTAATATCATGGATTTCACttagcaataaaacaaagaaattaaaaaatgaggTCCTACATAATAATATGAAGAGTGCTGATAAGAAACatgttgaacatgttttttctaattaaaaaagcaacattttcacacaaatacTAATACATATTTGAATTTTAACATACTTTATAACCATGGGTTTACAAAAAGGATGTTTTAGCTTCCTGTAAATCCTAAATCTGGAATCTTTGGACAAAATAAGTCAAATGATTCTGAATTAAATCACCCATGCCATCATAAGGAGTCCCACCTGGGTCGGTTCTTGGACTGTTTGAGGCATTCCTGGAAACAGTTCTTGTCTTGCCAAAACTGCATgatcttctcctcctcagaggGAAAACTGATGGATTCAGGAACTGGCTCCACCATGGTGTCTgtccacacacaaacagaaaaacagttcatgattatattataaatatatattgttcCATAATGGAAAATCActggacaaaatgttttttgtgtaagTTAGACACAGAAATTTGTGATTCATCTGATGAGCTTCTTGCGTTGCCAATAAAAACAGACGTCTCATGCTTAAACCATGGAGATTAAACCATGGAGATGACAATGAAGCCACCTTTctcaaacaaaatgcaaaatggcGTTAAGTCCCACAATCATAAGTTAAATATAACAAACACTCCACTGTGACAAAGAATGAATGAGGAAGTGTGCCAACaaggacaaataaaatttcaaacactttctgttttgaaatgtttagtaTTTTACTGAATATCTACTGTACAATGATGACTGAAAATGAAtgatcaaatcagtttttacttttgaatgCATAAAGACAGcatataaatatagataattGTAAGAAGTTTTGAAGGTCACAAAGATGTTAAATTGGAACTTaataaaaatttgtaaataacTACTTAGGTTGCTTCTTCAGAAGTAAAAATGctatgtttttataatttccttTATCTATACCAATAAAATTGCTAAGTACCCTATGAAGAACTTTTGTGCGAAGTTTAATGTTTGTATCACCTTCCGAGCAATTCGAGCCATATTTTACACCAATAGCCCAGACAAACTTTGATTTACACAGTTGATTCCCTTAGTCAATATCAAGCTAAACGGCTTTTAAATAGAACTCAAATTTAAAGTCCTAACAAGAATATCAACATTTATGTctataaataaatcacaaaaccaCTTTCCAAACAGGCTAGACTAGCTGGTTCACACGAATGACACATCCTTGTTGTCAGCTAGGAGGCTAATCTAGCAAGTAGTCGCTCAGTTGATCAGTTTGTTGTTAAAGAAACAGTAAACTTTGTTAAATGTTGCTCTTAAGTGCTCAGATTTTCCGTAAAAGTGTGATTAAATACAGCGTTCTTAGAACTTTGAGAGGCACTCACATGCACTGCAACCGGCTGCCGAGACACGAGAAATGATGCAAGCTGGAGTCAGAGCATGGACGGAGGTGACGAAACGAGTTCCAATTtgctgcttcaaaataaaaggtcaGTATATGTTTGTTGGGTTATTCATCAAACGTAAATGCAACACAGCTTAAACTTTGAGATGAGGAAAATATGTTCCTCAGTTAAGAGAGCAAAAACTGACATTGATACTATACTGATAGAAATATGATGTGATGTCATAGACTGTTAGAACACACGGGCATTTGGTGAAATTTAAGTGACAATGTTGCTGAAAATGGTcgtttaatcttttctttggttttcaaATTCAAGTTTACCCAATACATTATAAAACTCCAGACCTTCTGTACATAGATCCCAGCGTTTGTGAAACTGTAAGATCAAGTGAGCTTTCTCCATTAGgcagtttaattatgttttagaGAGATTGTGTGACAAACTCCATCATTCAGGGGAAGGTTTAAGTGAAGTTGTCGCTCCTCTATATCCAAGGGTGTCAGTGAAGGTGGTTTGAGCATCTGAAGAGGATCTGTTCTGAGACTGACACCATTGGGTCCTCCACATTGAACTGGAGTGTGTCACTGTGTAGGGGATAATTTGGTTTCACCTGAATCGTTTGGGTCCTTGAACCAATATTTAAGCAGGAGAAATAACATGTATGCTGTAAGTAAAatggtaaatgtaaaaaaaaaaacattgctgagTTCactgaatttagattttttttttaagtacaagagtatttaagtcatttttattatataatctGGACTAGAAAGATTATAGCATAAGAACCTGAATTAAACATACTGAGTTCAACCTAAAGCTCATTCAGCAAGAATTGagcttttatttgtatttattgttgcaATCTGCTTAAAACCAGTGTTGCAGAACATGATACAGAAAGTAATAGCCTTCTAACTTTTACTATTAAAGATTTACCCTCTTTATATTAGAACCTATCATATTTCAACTGCTTTCGGTGTTTATTTGGGAGTCTCCAGGTTGTACAACATATTCCATTATGGCTACATTATTGGATAAATGCCATGATGTCTTTAtacttttgaataatttatctGAGAACTGAACTGAGAAACATACAGGtacatttgcataatttagaaaacttttttcacaaGATCCTACTGATTATTCTATGAGCTCTCTGACGATCCTCAATTCTGACTTGCTTACATTAAGTGAAAATAGCTGAGACCATCATGAATTTAGTATAAaggtttccaattgaaacaactTTTTGTCAAACCTTCAGTAAGTTACATCAGGACACATTTAAgagttttcacacaaaaaagaagtctaaaatgtacatttagaACAATTCAGCTGAGATGTGCGTTCTTACGTCACTGAGGAACGATGCAAtttcacagatgtttttttttttatgtaacccCAGTAGAAAGCCTTTTCCATGAAGAATGCTACTGGGTGCAAAGAGGTGTTTCAGTCACCCTCAGTCTCCTTTTCTGATGCTGCTCATAACCATTATTTACTAACTGGTTCAAAGAAAACGACGTAGTggacaaaaaaattactcatGTATGAACACTTCCAAAACAGAAAgatcaattttaatttattctaacctccaaactttttcaaaattttgtgtGGGTGCAAAAAGCCACAAAAGCtggcttaaaataaatctttttctgGACAATCAACACATACAaagtataaaacaaaattgttttgttaataAAGCATTACTTTATTATGTTGGTGTATGTGGAACAATGACAGACATGGAAGTTAAGCAGACAGCTTATTTCTGAGCTACTGCTTTCCGTGCCGCCTTCAAGCCCTTCTTGTTATGCTTCTTGGCAAAACGCATATTCCTCAGGAATTTGGGATCCACCTGCAAACAGGAAGGTTAACAGAATGAGTGAGCTGTTGGACTAAATAGTCTAGCATAAACCATTAAAACATCCAGGGGAAACAGATTTTGCTCATCAAAGTAAATCCTGTAAAGCAGCTTAGATTGAAGAAAAACTATGGTGCAAAAATTCTGAGCACAAATACAGAATACTACACCAGTTTCAccagaaatgcacaaaacaaacatgcaataTGAAAATTTTActaatctaaaaacattttaacatccTTAGACCTTTGAAAACAAAGCTGTAAGTGTTTGAAGCTACAGCATATTTTCCTAATGTAATCTTTCAAAGCTCTATTGGCAGCTGGAAGTAAACTATTTTATAGTCAACCgaatgagaaaacatttttatccaacatttgtgcaaatatttagttaaaagcaTTTAGACCAGCATGATACTAGAAAATGTATTGCGATATAACTGCCccttacaaaacaaacaatgtcaTAATCAAGAAGTAAACTTTATCATTTAGAGGTTCtcgattaattttttttatagttgtaGGCATCAGATGAAATAGTATTAAactcaacaaaaacaatcctgtaAACAGCATTCTTTaatctttcaacattttaaagattttaaatgaaagcGATGGTCTATTATCACAACATGCTTGTTCAAGAGGGAATGCTGCATCAGTGCAATATGCTGGGTTTACTTATAAAATTTGAACCATTTCTCCTTCTAGACGATCcatgtctctctctgtctcctagATACAGCTGCTGGCTGAGATTTTTCCTGCAACTTTTTCATCCTTTAGCCGTTTAAACCAGCTCAGAGTTTATCTGTTACGTTTCTTTCTCCTAGATGAAGTCACAGAAGTACTAACAGACAGCATACTCAAATCCCTAGTCAGTCACGGTAGATGGCTGCTTGTAATGAACCACGTTTGGCTTAaggtttctttttgttagttttcctctccactgtcactatATGCATGTTCAATGTGCGGGAAGTGATTCTCAACTATCACTACATGCtcatccaggaggagtgaatgctgcatGTCAGTAACTCAACGTGATCTGCTTAGTAATGTTTTCTGCCACTTAGAATAATACATTGAACTTGActgtaatgtttaaaaactggaataaatttGGAATGTATGTAGCCAATTGAATTGTTtgacaaatgaataaatgtcaaTTCAGAGACACTGATTTGGTGTCATTAAAAAGTGTATCTTCTTCCAGGTgaaactttgtttccatttacatttttaacaaaacatataCATGTAACACAGAGCAGAGTTGTGAACATACATACATACCCCCTTCAAGGACTCATAGCGATTAGATCTGGGCTTCTTGATGCCATTTCTGTGCCATTTGCGAGCTGTTGAAATAAGACAGTCATTCGTTTTAACATCGCCCTTTGCACATAGCTAGATAAATATAAACGAGTAAATTCAGATGCAATGACTTACACTGGTTGTGAGTTGTGTGGTTCTTAGACTTTGCCATTTCAACGCTGGTAAATCTGTAGAACggacaagagaaaaacaaaaccagcgCATCATAAGCCACGAAAAGCGATGCTAGCGTCTGTTGCCATTAAACGTTCATTTAGTTCGGCTTGTTAGCCAccaaaaaaccttttattctaaaaaaaaaaacaataaaaacgcTGCATAAAAAGACCGAATGCAAGAGGACAATATAGTCAACTAAATCACGAACTAGTTGGTATTATGTCGGTAGCTGTAGAGAACAACTGAATAGCTACACAGATGTTAGCACTATTCAGACgttttatttgtctctttttaagGGTCGAATCCTATCCATAATGTGAAGACTACATTATTAACTAGAAGCGTTATCAATGTCCGCGGATATTTGGTCAACAGtatacaaaacaaaagcagatggATGAAGATTATAATAAGCTTAAAGAACCGGGATAAATAAATACCTGCCACACTAACAGACGACAACCGGAAGAGAAAGAAAGTTCGCTGCGGCAAAGAGAAGAAGACTTGAGTCAAGAGCGGAGCTGTGTGAGAGTCGCATGTTTTTGCACACTGCCATCTGTTGGTGGGTTATAGTATAACAAAGAGCTCACACAAGACCGCCTGGTGTCGCTCAATCCACAATAACAAATACAGTCACATCAACTTTATGTTAAGCAAAGCGTTGCCTGAAAGATCACAATgttcttttcctctttatttgtTACTTAGATGTCAATAATGTGCGATGCGTGACTAAAGTGTAACTAAGCTTTTTTTCTACATACCCCTTTCAATTCATAATTAGAATgacaacagaaaaattaaattgatttaaattacAATATATGACATTAGTGTTGGTCCACTGATCAACATAGTCATTGTTTCTAAGCATTTCTTTCGGATCACATCCTCAtctttaattgaaaataaagataataatacAATATTATTAGCAGATTGTGTTTCCGCACTTACTTAGAGATGAGATGTTGGCCTTCAGACCAAAtccatttattgtaatttaactGTTAGCCAAAAGCAAACAGAGAACTCATTTTCTAAAGGTAACTCAGCAGATTGGtgtaaataattatatttaactTATCAAATATGAACTAGACCTGTACAGTAAAGCAATAGTTATCACTGTTGCTTTGTAATAAGGAGCTCCTGTGTTTGAATCCTGGTGTGAGGTCTTTCTTCATGTTCTCCCTAAGCGTGCTGCTAAGCTAACATGACTATATACTAGCTTAATGAGTTTCCAAATTGTCCATGTGTAGTTGTATGCATGTGTAGTTGCTtgttctgtgtgtctctgtgttgccctgttaTAAACTGGCCTCTCATCCAACGA comes from the Gambusia affinis linkage group LG07, SWU_Gaff_1.0, whole genome shotgun sequence genome and includes:
- the rpl29 gene encoding 60S ribosomal protein L29, producing the protein MAKSKNHTTHNQSRKWHRNGIKKPRSNRYESLKGVDPKFLRNMRFAKKHNKKGLKAARKAVAQK